One window of the Hippocampus zosterae strain Florida chromosome 8, ASM2543408v3, whole genome shotgun sequence genome contains the following:
- the shroom2a gene encoding protein Shroom2 isoform X2 translates to MDSEQYKVDVHYMDGGNGSSHHWDLIAKAGDSDSRARDGDGGGWRLLEVSLSGGAPWGFTLRGGLEHREPLLITKVEAASKAAAVGLQAGDELVNINEIPLSGFRQEAICLVKGSHRTLSLMVKRNVKMVDIVAQKMPSENDVHVARSFLTKILRSSMRRTEPISRPHSWHSTKFNEGQSESAKTQSSPPSAVAWHATYDATSSSTDLSSSWEQTNLCRVSDQFSSLGSMDSLEHVPHTYPAGQLSLAKSNNSMEHLGGGGSGKRDSAYSSFSTSSGTPDFTLSKSNAASTENVLYKVSQWDAGGRPVNGRSGQSLIEGVKQDDRLTYFQMPGGCDAPQADDQAGSLHSTSGRTSCGPVWYVPDKKTSSSPSPPPPLPPARSDSFAATKERCLVAAHPEAPNSRTPGKPSAEDRSGQNLSPKHDRAGFYSHVQFNSNKQHSLSTCDVRQGHPAHHKHHGDKSTFPAQPWPATAPKPLNVGGYFSSMQELPTNGSAQPASLNTRRNLSTSQAFAPKDPNIESTGQSRHYCVTKSQPTLGKPEDRQSLASLNSTQTGNEQNSQQGVTKAKYSPQQQYSSNSRETNGYGKQHVTSAVETSPPKAIADDLRSQRGQSSQNEEAPYPSCPPIRLSNQRRSLPLHHREFPQDRRHHSQASDKICPQATPILHSLATDTKDEIPKAFDPEETVESKQMRRNERFATTLKNEIQMRRANLQKSKSAATLPDENQDHQDVWKSNQSSTPALADSPFTNTYKDNLKEAQARVLKATSFRRKDLEPIVVEHSSADAIPSYPSSAMARKDLTPLPTLSEVGTNKSAPLRIGGRKRFGVEKKVKSFSEPDKIHEVGVKEEESTTSFPDQRNEKSTVPGHTSPNTEISIDPTVRIFPSETEPMPKGTMSGDDAPGGPTYSVLDQKRLGTFAEYEARWNTQKKPPETRASGRFRSADNILDSSSKESVKPACFHERSRSSPSAEFYGQTSHGPAIMPEQEYSQMEDKPAGPLNSASSFQEDCKVREKPAERERAPPATGHTTSTAASAAESARSQATEHAEPPPPRCPDINPDEATLPPSHTQNSVAKKTAGKVQVGAVARHTPAHTPSDRTPAAMEARRSPSPHFSPQRLSDKPPVSLQDQDSNGMENGTEKPCSAVKKVPVRIVRSQGMPETENGRTFPRPDEASAAGTGGPDISKLGRLGASGQDSVFCTFTRQKELDEPGVTSDQPERDAATPTMSEEQKREELARDIMDKDKSLADILDQSKMKTTMDLMEGLFPQGEQLLEGAHQRKKAPAKPPNATRQAEEREKEDSMAAAVALVTSSAYYSTSAPKAELLIKMKDMQEQNEDYDDSEDELDMDLANKKQELMDSLSKKLQVLREARQSLQEDVLDNNALGDEVEARVQQVCKPNELDKFRMFVGDLDKVVSLLLSLSGRLARVENALNSLDEEATPEERRTLTEKRKLLIRQHEDAKELKDNLDRRERAVYDILASYLPEDGMADYEHFVKMKSALIIEQRKLEDKIKLGEEQLKCLLDSLPIEQRLAF, encoded by the exons ATGGATTCAGAACAGTATAAGGTAGACGTACACTACATGGACGGCGGTAACGGCAGTAGCCACCACTGGGACCTCATAGCGAAAGCGGGAGACTCTGACTCCAGGGCACGAGACGGGGACGGTGGTGGCTGGAGACTCCTGGAAGTGTCGCTTTCCGGAGGTGCGCCGTGGGGCTTTACGCTCCGTGGTGGCCTGGAGCATCGCGAACCCCTGCTCATCACCAAG GTGGAGGCGGCCAGCAAGGCGGCAGCTGTGGGCCTGCAGGCGGGGGATGAGCTCGTCAACATTAACGAGATTCCCCTGAGCGGATTCAGGCAGGAGGCAATCTGCTTGGTGAAAGGCTCCCACCGGACGCTCAGTCTCATGGTGAAAAG GAATGTGAAAATGGTGGACATTGTAGCCCAGAAAATGCCCTCAGAGAATGACGTGCATGTGGCCCGAAGCTTCCTTACCAAGATTTTGCGAAGTTCCATGAG GCGCACTGAACCCATAAGCAGGCCGCACTCCTGGCACTCCACTAAGTTCAACGAAGGGCAATCTGAGTCAGCCAAAACACAATCTTCTCCACCCTCGGCGGTTGCGTGGCACGCCACATACGATGCAAC TTCGTCGTCAACTGACCTGTCCTCCAGTTGGGAGCAAACCAACCTCTGCAGGGTTTCGGACCAGTTCAGCTCTCTTGGCAGCATGGACAGCCTAGAACACGTCCCCCACACGTACCCGGCTGGTCAATTGTCCCTTGCTAAGTCCAACAACAGCATGGAGCACCTTGGAGGTGGCGGCAGTGGCAAAAGAGACTCTGCCTACAGCTCGTTCTCCACCAGCTCCGGCACGCCGGACTTCACGCTCTCAAAGAGCAACGCCGCCTCCACTGAGAACGTGCTGTATAAAGTTAGCCAGTGGGATGCCGGAGGAAGGCCCGTCAATGGCAGGAGCGGCCAAAGTCTGATAGAGGGAGTCAAACAGGATGACAGGCTGACGTACTTTCAGATGCCGGGAGGCTGCGACGCCCCCCAAGCTGACGACCAAGCCGGCTCCCTCCACTCCACTTCCGGTAGAACGAGTTGCGGACCCGTCTGGTATGTTCCAGACAAAAAGACGAGCTCCTCCCCCTCACCACCACCGCCGCTCCCGCCAGCACGCAGTGACAGTTTTGCCGCGACCAAGGAAAGATGCCTCGTTGCAGCTCATCCCGAAGCACCCAATTCACGCACTCCGGGGAAACCATCTGCTGAAGATCGCAGTGGCCAAAACCTGTCCCCGAAACACGACAGGGCAGGTTTTTACTCTCACGTCCAGTTCAACTCAAACAAGCAGCACTCCCTCTCCACCTGTGATGTCCGGCAAGGTCATCCCGCACATCACAAACATCACGGCGACAAAAGCACTTTTCCTGCACAACCGTGGCCTGCGACTGCTCCCAAGCCACTGAATGTCGGGGGCTACTTCTCCAGCATGCAGGAGCTGCCCACTAATGGTTCCGCTCAACCCGCCAGCCTGAACACCAGAAGGAATTTAAGCACATCTCAAGCATTTGCTCCCAAAGACCCAAACATTGAAAGCACTGGGCAAAGCCGACACTACTGTGTCACTAAGTCGCAGCCTACATTGGGGAAACCAGAGGACAGGCAAAGTTTGGCCAGCCTCAATTCAACCCAGACTGGAAACGAGCAGAATTCTCAACAAGGAGTCACCAAAGCAAAATATTCTCCACAACAGCAGTACTCCTCAAATAGTAGAGAAACGAACGGTTACGGCAAACAACACGTGACTTCTGCTGTGGAAACCTCACCCCCGAAAGCCATTGCCGATGACCTCAGGAGCCAGAGGGGACAAAGTTCACAAAATGAAGAGGCGCCGTACCCGAGTTGTCCCCCGATCAGACTCTCGAACCAACGGCGATCCCTTCCCCTGCACCACAGAGAATTCCCCCAAGATAGAAGACACCACAGCCAGGCCAGTGACAAGATCTGCCCCCAAGCCACACCCATCCTCCATTCGCTGGCCACGGACACCAAGGACGAGATCCCAAAAGCTTTTGACCCGGAGGAGACGGTCGAGTCCAAGCAGATGCGACGCAACGAACGCTTTGCCACCACCTTAAAAAACGAAATCCAGATGAGAAGGGCCAATCTGCAGAAGAGTAAGAGTGCTGCGACTCTTCCCGATGAAAACCAAGACCACCAGGATGTGTGGAAATCCAATCAGAGCTCCACCCCGGCATTGGCAGACAGCCCCTTCACAAACACATACAAGGATAACTTGAAGGAAGCACAAGCTCGAGTCCTTAAAGCTACTTCTTTCAGAAGGAAAGACCTGGAACCCATAGTGGTGGAACACTCGTCAGCTGACGCCATACCCAGTTATCCTTCCTCGGCGATGGCCAGGAAAGATCTGACTCCTCTTCCGACACTGTCAGAGGTGGGGACCAATAAATCTGCGCCTTTGCGCATTGGCGGACGGAAGCGCTTCGGAGTAGAAAAGAAGGTAAAGTCCTTCTCTGAACCGGACAAAATCCATGAAGTTGgagtaaaagaagaagaaagcacaACCTCTTTCCCTGACCAACGGAACGAGAAATCGACTGTGCCCGGCCACACGTCTCCCAACACAGAGATTTCCATTGACCCCACAGTCCGAATTTTTCCCAGTGAAACGGAGCCCATGCCGAAAGGGACAATGAGCGGGGACGACGCCCCGGGCGGTCCAACATACTCCGTCCTGGACCAGAAACGACTTGGCACCTTCGCCGAGTACGAGGCCAGGTGGAACACCCAAAAGAAACCTCCCGAGACAAGAGCCTCTGGACGATTCCGGTCAGCCGACAACATTCTGGATTCGAGCTCGAAGGAGAGTGTCAAACCTGCCTGTTTTCACGAGAGGTCCCGATCTTCACCTTCAGCCGAGTTCTATGGACAG ACTAGTCATGGCCCCGCAATAATGCCGGAGCAGGAATATTCCCAGATGGAGGACAAACCTGCTGGGCCACTCAACTCTGCCTCAAG CTTCCAGGAGGACTGCAAAGTAAGAGAGAAGCCTGCCGAGCGCGAGCGAGCTCCTCCCGCAACGGGGCACACAACCTCAACAGCTGCTTCAGCAGCAGAGTCGGCACGCTCTCAGGCGACGGAGCACGCCGAGCCTCCCCCGCCCAGGTGCCCCGACATCAACCCAGACGAGGCGACGCTTCCCCCAAGTCACACCCAGAACAGCGTGGCTAAAAAAACAGCCGGCAAAGTGCAAGTTGGTGCCGTTGCGCGTCACACGCCAGCGCACACTCCCTCCGACAGGACGCCGGCTGCCATGGAGGCACGCCGCTCGCCTTCCCCGCACTTTTCCCCGCAGAGACTCAGCGACAAGCCGCCCGTCTCACTTCAGGACCAAGATTCAAACGg GATGGAAAACGGGACGGAAAAGCCATGCAGCGCGGTGAAGAAAGTGCCCGTCAGGATCGTGCGCTCTCAGGGAATGCCGGAGACGGAGAACGGGAGGACGTTTCCGCGGCCTGACGAGGCATCTGCGGCCGGAACGGGCGGTCCTGATATTAGCAAGCTCGGCAGATTGGGAGCCAGTGGGCAGGACTCGGTCTTCTGCACTTTCACTCGGCAGAAAGAACTCGATGAACCTGGTGTGACTTCGGACCAGCCCGAGAGGGACGCCGCCACCCCGACGATGTCTGAAGAGCAGAAGAGGGAGGAGCTGGCCCGCGACATCATGGACAAGGACAAGTCGCTGGCTGACATCCTGGACCAGAGCAAGATGAAAACCACCATGGACCTGATGGAGGGCCTGTTCCCTCAGGGCGAGCAGCTGCTGGAAGGAGCTCACCAACGCAAGAAAGCACCCGCCAAACCCCCGAACGCCACCCGGCAGGCTGAGGAAAG GGAGAAGGAAGACAGCATGGCGGCGGCGGTTGCCTTGGTGACCAGCTCTGCGTATTACAGCACGTCGGCCCCCAAAGCTGAGCTTctcatcaaaatgaaagacatgcAGGAGCAGAACGAGGACTACGACGACTCGGAGGACGAACTGGACATGGATCTGGCGAACAAGAAA CAAGAGCTGATGGACAGCTTGAGCAAGAAGCTTCAGGTCCTGCGCGAAGCCCGTCAAAGCCTGCAGGAGGACGTGCTGGACAACAACGCGCTGGGAGACGAGGTGGAGGCTCGCGTCCAGCAGGTGTGCAAGCCCAACGAGCTGGACAAGTTCCGCATGTTCGTGGGCGACCTGGACAAGGTGGTGAGCCTGCTGCTCTCGCTGTCGGGCCGCCTGGCCAGGGTGGAGAACGCCCTCAACAGCCTGGACGAGGAGGCCACGCCCGAGGAGCGG cgCACGCTGACGGAGAAGCGCAAGCTGCTGATACGGCAGCACGAGGACGCCAAGGAGCTGAAGGACAACCTGGACCGGCGCGAGAGGGCCGTTTACGACATCCTGGCCAGCTACCTGCCCGAGGACGGCATGGCCGACTACGAGCACTTTGTCAAGATGAAGTCGGCGCTCATCATCGAGCAGCGCAAGCTGGAGGACAAAATCAAGCTGGGCGAAGAGCAGCTCAAGTGCCTGCTGGACAGTTTGCCCATCGAGCAGCGCTTGGCTTTTTGA
- the shroom2a gene encoding protein Shroom2 isoform X1, protein MDSEQYKVDVHYMDGGNGSSHHWDLIAKAGDSDSRARDGDGGGWRLLEVSLSGGAPWGFTLRGGLEHREPLLITKVEAASKAAAVGLQAGDELVNINEIPLSGFRQEAICLVKGSHRTLSLMVKRNVKMVDIVAQKMPSENDVHVARSFLTKILRSSMRKNHFIGRTEPISRPHSWHSTKFNEGQSESAKTQSSPPSAVAWHATYDATSSSTDLSSSWEQTNLCRVSDQFSSLGSMDSLEHVPHTYPAGQLSLAKSNNSMEHLGGGGSGKRDSAYSSFSTSSGTPDFTLSKSNAASTENVLYKVSQWDAGGRPVNGRSGQSLIEGVKQDDRLTYFQMPGGCDAPQADDQAGSLHSTSGRTSCGPVWYVPDKKTSSSPSPPPPLPPARSDSFAATKERCLVAAHPEAPNSRTPGKPSAEDRSGQNLSPKHDRAGFYSHVQFNSNKQHSLSTCDVRQGHPAHHKHHGDKSTFPAQPWPATAPKPLNVGGYFSSMQELPTNGSAQPASLNTRRNLSTSQAFAPKDPNIESTGQSRHYCVTKSQPTLGKPEDRQSLASLNSTQTGNEQNSQQGVTKAKYSPQQQYSSNSRETNGYGKQHVTSAVETSPPKAIADDLRSQRGQSSQNEEAPYPSCPPIRLSNQRRSLPLHHREFPQDRRHHSQASDKICPQATPILHSLATDTKDEIPKAFDPEETVESKQMRRNERFATTLKNEIQMRRANLQKSKSAATLPDENQDHQDVWKSNQSSTPALADSPFTNTYKDNLKEAQARVLKATSFRRKDLEPIVVEHSSADAIPSYPSSAMARKDLTPLPTLSEVGTNKSAPLRIGGRKRFGVEKKVKSFSEPDKIHEVGVKEEESTTSFPDQRNEKSTVPGHTSPNTEISIDPTVRIFPSETEPMPKGTMSGDDAPGGPTYSVLDQKRLGTFAEYEARWNTQKKPPETRASGRFRSADNILDSSSKESVKPACFHERSRSSPSAEFYGQTSHGPAIMPEQEYSQMEDKPAGPLNSASSFQEDCKVREKPAERERAPPATGHTTSTAASAAESARSQATEHAEPPPPRCPDINPDEATLPPSHTQNSVAKKTAGKVQVGAVARHTPAHTPSDRTPAAMEARRSPSPHFSPQRLSDKPPVSLQDQDSNGMENGTEKPCSAVKKVPVRIVRSQGMPETENGRTFPRPDEASAAGTGGPDISKLGRLGASGQDSVFCTFTRQKELDEPGVTSDQPERDAATPTMSEEQKREELARDIMDKDKSLADILDQSKMKTTMDLMEGLFPQGEQLLEGAHQRKKAPAKPPNATRQAEEREKEDSMAAAVALVTSSAYYSTSAPKAELLIKMKDMQEQNEDYDDSEDELDMDLANKKQELMDSLSKKLQVLREARQSLQEDVLDNNALGDEVEARVQQVCKPNELDKFRMFVGDLDKVVSLLLSLSGRLARVENALNSLDEEATPEERRTLTEKRKLLIRQHEDAKELKDNLDRRERAVYDILASYLPEDGMADYEHFVKMKSALIIEQRKLEDKIKLGEEQLKCLLDSLPIEQRLAF, encoded by the exons ATGGATTCAGAACAGTATAAGGTAGACGTACACTACATGGACGGCGGTAACGGCAGTAGCCACCACTGGGACCTCATAGCGAAAGCGGGAGACTCTGACTCCAGGGCACGAGACGGGGACGGTGGTGGCTGGAGACTCCTGGAAGTGTCGCTTTCCGGAGGTGCGCCGTGGGGCTTTACGCTCCGTGGTGGCCTGGAGCATCGCGAACCCCTGCTCATCACCAAG GTGGAGGCGGCCAGCAAGGCGGCAGCTGTGGGCCTGCAGGCGGGGGATGAGCTCGTCAACATTAACGAGATTCCCCTGAGCGGATTCAGGCAGGAGGCAATCTGCTTGGTGAAAGGCTCCCACCGGACGCTCAGTCTCATGGTGAAAAG GAATGTGAAAATGGTGGACATTGTAGCCCAGAAAATGCCCTCAGAGAATGACGTGCATGTGGCCCGAAGCTTCCTTACCAAGATTTTGCGAAGTTCCATGAG AAAGAACCACTTTATAGG GCGCACTGAACCCATAAGCAGGCCGCACTCCTGGCACTCCACTAAGTTCAACGAAGGGCAATCTGAGTCAGCCAAAACACAATCTTCTCCACCCTCGGCGGTTGCGTGGCACGCCACATACGATGCAAC TTCGTCGTCAACTGACCTGTCCTCCAGTTGGGAGCAAACCAACCTCTGCAGGGTTTCGGACCAGTTCAGCTCTCTTGGCAGCATGGACAGCCTAGAACACGTCCCCCACACGTACCCGGCTGGTCAATTGTCCCTTGCTAAGTCCAACAACAGCATGGAGCACCTTGGAGGTGGCGGCAGTGGCAAAAGAGACTCTGCCTACAGCTCGTTCTCCACCAGCTCCGGCACGCCGGACTTCACGCTCTCAAAGAGCAACGCCGCCTCCACTGAGAACGTGCTGTATAAAGTTAGCCAGTGGGATGCCGGAGGAAGGCCCGTCAATGGCAGGAGCGGCCAAAGTCTGATAGAGGGAGTCAAACAGGATGACAGGCTGACGTACTTTCAGATGCCGGGAGGCTGCGACGCCCCCCAAGCTGACGACCAAGCCGGCTCCCTCCACTCCACTTCCGGTAGAACGAGTTGCGGACCCGTCTGGTATGTTCCAGACAAAAAGACGAGCTCCTCCCCCTCACCACCACCGCCGCTCCCGCCAGCACGCAGTGACAGTTTTGCCGCGACCAAGGAAAGATGCCTCGTTGCAGCTCATCCCGAAGCACCCAATTCACGCACTCCGGGGAAACCATCTGCTGAAGATCGCAGTGGCCAAAACCTGTCCCCGAAACACGACAGGGCAGGTTTTTACTCTCACGTCCAGTTCAACTCAAACAAGCAGCACTCCCTCTCCACCTGTGATGTCCGGCAAGGTCATCCCGCACATCACAAACATCACGGCGACAAAAGCACTTTTCCTGCACAACCGTGGCCTGCGACTGCTCCCAAGCCACTGAATGTCGGGGGCTACTTCTCCAGCATGCAGGAGCTGCCCACTAATGGTTCCGCTCAACCCGCCAGCCTGAACACCAGAAGGAATTTAAGCACATCTCAAGCATTTGCTCCCAAAGACCCAAACATTGAAAGCACTGGGCAAAGCCGACACTACTGTGTCACTAAGTCGCAGCCTACATTGGGGAAACCAGAGGACAGGCAAAGTTTGGCCAGCCTCAATTCAACCCAGACTGGAAACGAGCAGAATTCTCAACAAGGAGTCACCAAAGCAAAATATTCTCCACAACAGCAGTACTCCTCAAATAGTAGAGAAACGAACGGTTACGGCAAACAACACGTGACTTCTGCTGTGGAAACCTCACCCCCGAAAGCCATTGCCGATGACCTCAGGAGCCAGAGGGGACAAAGTTCACAAAATGAAGAGGCGCCGTACCCGAGTTGTCCCCCGATCAGACTCTCGAACCAACGGCGATCCCTTCCCCTGCACCACAGAGAATTCCCCCAAGATAGAAGACACCACAGCCAGGCCAGTGACAAGATCTGCCCCCAAGCCACACCCATCCTCCATTCGCTGGCCACGGACACCAAGGACGAGATCCCAAAAGCTTTTGACCCGGAGGAGACGGTCGAGTCCAAGCAGATGCGACGCAACGAACGCTTTGCCACCACCTTAAAAAACGAAATCCAGATGAGAAGGGCCAATCTGCAGAAGAGTAAGAGTGCTGCGACTCTTCCCGATGAAAACCAAGACCACCAGGATGTGTGGAAATCCAATCAGAGCTCCACCCCGGCATTGGCAGACAGCCCCTTCACAAACACATACAAGGATAACTTGAAGGAAGCACAAGCTCGAGTCCTTAAAGCTACTTCTTTCAGAAGGAAAGACCTGGAACCCATAGTGGTGGAACACTCGTCAGCTGACGCCATACCCAGTTATCCTTCCTCGGCGATGGCCAGGAAAGATCTGACTCCTCTTCCGACACTGTCAGAGGTGGGGACCAATAAATCTGCGCCTTTGCGCATTGGCGGACGGAAGCGCTTCGGAGTAGAAAAGAAGGTAAAGTCCTTCTCTGAACCGGACAAAATCCATGAAGTTGgagtaaaagaagaagaaagcacaACCTCTTTCCCTGACCAACGGAACGAGAAATCGACTGTGCCCGGCCACACGTCTCCCAACACAGAGATTTCCATTGACCCCACAGTCCGAATTTTTCCCAGTGAAACGGAGCCCATGCCGAAAGGGACAATGAGCGGGGACGACGCCCCGGGCGGTCCAACATACTCCGTCCTGGACCAGAAACGACTTGGCACCTTCGCCGAGTACGAGGCCAGGTGGAACACCCAAAAGAAACCTCCCGAGACAAGAGCCTCTGGACGATTCCGGTCAGCCGACAACATTCTGGATTCGAGCTCGAAGGAGAGTGTCAAACCTGCCTGTTTTCACGAGAGGTCCCGATCTTCACCTTCAGCCGAGTTCTATGGACAG ACTAGTCATGGCCCCGCAATAATGCCGGAGCAGGAATATTCCCAGATGGAGGACAAACCTGCTGGGCCACTCAACTCTGCCTCAAG CTTCCAGGAGGACTGCAAAGTAAGAGAGAAGCCTGCCGAGCGCGAGCGAGCTCCTCCCGCAACGGGGCACACAACCTCAACAGCTGCTTCAGCAGCAGAGTCGGCACGCTCTCAGGCGACGGAGCACGCCGAGCCTCCCCCGCCCAGGTGCCCCGACATCAACCCAGACGAGGCGACGCTTCCCCCAAGTCACACCCAGAACAGCGTGGCTAAAAAAACAGCCGGCAAAGTGCAAGTTGGTGCCGTTGCGCGTCACACGCCAGCGCACACTCCCTCCGACAGGACGCCGGCTGCCATGGAGGCACGCCGCTCGCCTTCCCCGCACTTTTCCCCGCAGAGACTCAGCGACAAGCCGCCCGTCTCACTTCAGGACCAAGATTCAAACGg GATGGAAAACGGGACGGAAAAGCCATGCAGCGCGGTGAAGAAAGTGCCCGTCAGGATCGTGCGCTCTCAGGGAATGCCGGAGACGGAGAACGGGAGGACGTTTCCGCGGCCTGACGAGGCATCTGCGGCCGGAACGGGCGGTCCTGATATTAGCAAGCTCGGCAGATTGGGAGCCAGTGGGCAGGACTCGGTCTTCTGCACTTTCACTCGGCAGAAAGAACTCGATGAACCTGGTGTGACTTCGGACCAGCCCGAGAGGGACGCCGCCACCCCGACGATGTCTGAAGAGCAGAAGAGGGAGGAGCTGGCCCGCGACATCATGGACAAGGACAAGTCGCTGGCTGACATCCTGGACCAGAGCAAGATGAAAACCACCATGGACCTGATGGAGGGCCTGTTCCCTCAGGGCGAGCAGCTGCTGGAAGGAGCTCACCAACGCAAGAAAGCACCCGCCAAACCCCCGAACGCCACCCGGCAGGCTGAGGAAAG GGAGAAGGAAGACAGCATGGCGGCGGCGGTTGCCTTGGTGACCAGCTCTGCGTATTACAGCACGTCGGCCCCCAAAGCTGAGCTTctcatcaaaatgaaagacatgcAGGAGCAGAACGAGGACTACGACGACTCGGAGGACGAACTGGACATGGATCTGGCGAACAAGAAA CAAGAGCTGATGGACAGCTTGAGCAAGAAGCTTCAGGTCCTGCGCGAAGCCCGTCAAAGCCTGCAGGAGGACGTGCTGGACAACAACGCGCTGGGAGACGAGGTGGAGGCTCGCGTCCAGCAGGTGTGCAAGCCCAACGAGCTGGACAAGTTCCGCATGTTCGTGGGCGACCTGGACAAGGTGGTGAGCCTGCTGCTCTCGCTGTCGGGCCGCCTGGCCAGGGTGGAGAACGCCCTCAACAGCCTGGACGAGGAGGCCACGCCCGAGGAGCGG cgCACGCTGACGGAGAAGCGCAAGCTGCTGATACGGCAGCACGAGGACGCCAAGGAGCTGAAGGACAACCTGGACCGGCGCGAGAGGGCCGTTTACGACATCCTGGCCAGCTACCTGCCCGAGGACGGCATGGCCGACTACGAGCACTTTGTCAAGATGAAGTCGGCGCTCATCATCGAGCAGCGCAAGCTGGAGGACAAAATCAAGCTGGGCGAAGAGCAGCTCAAGTGCCTGCTGGACAGTTTGCCCATCGAGCAGCGCTTGGCTTTTTGA